The genomic DNA ttaaaataacatacatatgtatgttatttacatacatatgtatattaggcttacataatacatatattatacatacatacatacacacacatgtacatacatacattttaggCTTATGTAGAGGATAATGGGTGAAGCAGGGAGTTGGAGTAGTTGAGGTAAAGAGCTGAGGTAGAAGGTTTTCTGTGGAGAGAAGAAAGACACATCTTATTCTGAGCCAAGAGAGAATGGGCAGGGAAATATCAAGGCAGAGAGGGTGGTTGATAGAATTCACATCTGAGGGCGGGGGTCTGGATCTTCTCAAAGAAGGAGAAGGTGACCTCATCTTCTGGGAACAGGGCTGGGGACATGAAATAAGGCAGAAAGTATTCTGAATAGCTGTTATAAGGAATGGAACATAGATGAGCAAGTTGATTGGCAAACAGCATGGGGACAGGCAGTGGATGTCACAGAGCATGAAACTAAAGTGGGACCAATGCATCTCTGTGCTTTTTCCAGAATTAAGGAACAGCACAGAGGGTGAGGGGATGGATGAGGAGCTGAGAGCTATGTAGGACAGAGATGAAACAAGTGACCAGACTCATGGGACTAGGTTGAGGTGCAAAAGAGGCAGGTAGAGGAAGCCAAGAGAAAGTCGCTTGGCTTAGAGAGCAGGGAAGGAtgtaatttctctgagcctcaatttccttatctgtcagAGAGCTCAATTGTGAGCACTGCCTAACAGCTCTGTGGCCTGTGAACATGGACTAGATAAGGAATAGACAGGCTGATTGGTTGTGAGCAAGATCCTGCCCAGATGGACTAGAAACAAACTCAGAAAGGTGAGAATGTTCAACTTGTCCCTTTATGAAGTACACATTCTTGGACTTTCTGGCCATGTCTTGCTCTCTCTGCTTGACCAGATTATCGACTCTCAGAGAACTGGGCCAGTGTCCATATAATTCTCTCAGAATGAGACTGCCCTTATTCCCACCTAAACTAACAGACCAAAACCTACAACACACACATCCTCATTACAATTCAACTTTGGGAAACAAATCCTTGCAGGCAAAACAGGAGTCTCAAACCAACATCAGTCTCCTAACCCAAGTGGAAGGAGACAGTTTGTTCACTTTTGTTATACAGAGTTGGCCTCAGAGGATAATAATTTTCAGGTGGCTCTGAGGATAATCTCTAAAGGCAGTTAGTACTCAACATGTTTTGGGCAATAGAAACCTTATTGAAATAAGTATCTTCCCTTCCAAGGAGATTTCTTGAAAGGTAACAAGACTCATTTGGACATATCACTGCTGGGCTGATCATTTAAATCCCAGCCtacaatctttctttttttttaagatttatttatttatttatatttatttttggctgcgttgggtctttgttgctgtgcgcgggttttctctagttgtggcaagtgggggctactcttcattgcggtgtgcgggcttctcatcgccgcggcttctcttgttgcagagcatgggctctaggcgtgcgggcttcagtagttgtggcttgcgggctctagagcacaggctcagtagttgtggtgcacgggcttagttgctctgtgcatgtgggatcttcctggaccagggcttgaacccgtgttccctgcactggcaggcggattcttaaccatggcgccaccagggaagtcacccaGCCTACAATCTTTATGAAAACAGTTTGTAGTATTCCCAAataattctttaataaataatcTGACCTTGATTAAGCATAGTCAATCTTCATCGAGACTTCAACCAGAACTTGCATTTGGCTTTAGGAATAAAGAGGGGGGGGGTTTAAAGAAACTATGCAGAGATCTGGGCTTTAGttcataaaacaaaaccaaacataaTCAAccaacaaaataacaataaaaaacacaCCAAagcacaacaaaaacaaacaaacaaaaagtatccCAAAGGGTGCCCAGGAGCTGGTATAGGTTCCACCATGAGAGGCAATCAGACATAGTGGAAATAGCATGAAATCTGAGTACAAATATCGCCTTGAACTTCCAAGCTGTGAGCCCCTGGACAAGTAGGTTTCCCTTCCTGActcttagtttcctcttctgtaaaataagggtaTCTCATGAGATATTTGTGGGATTCAATGAGAAAACATGTGTCAACATCTTGTGCATTGTATCTGGCAAATAAATGTACCTAGTAAATGTCACTTTTCCCTTTACCATCTTCATCTACTTAACCTACAACATGACAGGCATTGTCTCCACCCCTATTGTCCCCagtccagaatttttttttgtgaTTGAACAACCCAggacccccttccctccctgccccaacCTCTCTTCTCTGGAATAAAGGCATATACTGATGTATCTCTGGAACAAGGTAGTTCATTGAAATGCTCACCAGGAAAGAGAATTGCTCACCTTTGACCACAAACTTCACAGTGTCACTGTGCTGCTCAGAGCCTAACCGGCCCTTGGCAGTACAGAAATAGGAGCCTGAGTCTGTCACCACTGCAGGCTTGAAGAGTAAGGTACTCAAGACTCCTACTTTGATGGGTTCTTGGTTGTTAGTCTGTTCCTTGTACCAAACATAACTGATGGGAGGAGAACCCCGAGCCTGGCATTGAAGGCTAATCCTCATTCCCTGGGGTACCATGAAGCCATAGTCACTGCCAGTCGTCACTGTGGGCTTGGAAACAGAAACTGCAAAGGGAAGACAAGAGAGGAGGCGCTGGGAAGTTACAAGGGTATGGGAACACAAGTCTGAGTCATCCCTGCTGAGTCTAGGGGTATGAATATATCTGCAAAGGGAACTAAAAGGAACTCCTGACATGGGGAGGAAAAAGGGAATAGGACAACTTAAATAAAAAGAGATTCCTTTTGGAAGATTAGGTACCATTTTGTATTACCTGAGGATTTGGGTTATCTGGAGTTAAAACAATCAACtgactaacaacaacaacaacaacaaacggGCTTTGCTGTTGTTTTGCTCAAGTAGAGTTTTTGGATTATCTGCAGTTTGGGATTACCAGGGGTCAGATCTCTGTAAAATTGTCAAGCCAGTTAAGCTCATCTTGACTAATCCATGCATCCCTTTTCCCAGAGCTTCTCTGCCAGCATCTATCCACTCTCCAATATCCTGATCAGATATACTCATTTTTATGGATTTTAAGACTCAGAGTCCAAGGAAGCAATCAAGCTATCGATGCAGGAATTTCTGGGACACTTGAAGGGGTAGAGATTTGAAGGCCAGAAAGCCTTCccaacatttattaaattctGCCATGAGAGTGATAACACTGAGGATACTCTGCCTGTCCACTTCCTGTGATTAGCACATATAACTGAAGAGAGACGATGTAAAGGTAAACAAAGGTCTATGGGTTTCTCAGGGTTTTCTAGGATTACAGTCCTCTATCAGGTTTTTGCTTACCAGTACTTTCCTAACACCCACAGTGACTCACGTTTCTGGACACGGAGTTCAATGATCTTATTTCTCACGACTTGGTTGCCATCAGGGGTCTGCCAAGTGACTTCACACGTGTAGTGGCTCCGGTCATCCATCTCCAGGGTATTCAGTTGGAGGGACACATCTCCTGGAACCTTGTGGTTTACATGCAGGCGGCCCCGGTACTTTGCTTGCTGGATATGGTCTCCAGAAGAGTCACGTAAAAAGATGGTGACTGGGCCCGAGCCACGTTCTACCAGCCACTTTACCAAGACTTGTGTATAGCCTTGCAGAGGACCATAGGTGCAGGGAATATTTACATCCCCTTTCCAAGGCCCTGTCACACTCTCAGGCACTTTCAGGATGGGATGGCCTGAAGAGGGGGAACAGAAGAAGGAAGCAGACACAGATGGCACACCCACCTGCGTTCTAAGATGGCAGTGGCAGAGAGGCTTTTGAGAAACACAGCCTTAACTCATACTTTCAGATTCCCCATGCCCTTTTGTTCTCTGCCAGCCCTCCCATCAATCAGAACCAGTCCTTAGAAGGAAAGTCCTTAAGGTTGTTTAGCTCTTGTGAGTTTCAAGTCCTTTTCCTGTCACTGCCTTGCTGTGAGGTGACCCTGGGTAAGTCACCTTTCACCATGGAGGACCCATTTTCTTTGTGTATAATGTAGAGAATCTGAATGGAATGATCTCTAACGATTCTACAAACTCTAACATTCTGTAAATCCATGAAAGAAACGTCATTCAACATTTTCCAAAAGAAGTGTGGGAGCAAATGCTGAGCAGTTGGGTCTGAgctattttactgtatgtaattaTGTACCTGGAGAAATGTGGTGGCTTCAAGGCTCAGAAAGAAAGGGCTATCTGCACTGCTAATTCCCCATTGCTCCCTCAGAAAGGCGCAGATTTGGTCCTTAGACTAAAGCTCTTTTctggaagggaggaaagaggcaGACAAAGGACAATTTTGAGGGTGGAAACTTGTGTGAGATGCATTCCTGTTTAACAAAATCTTTAGTTATTGTTGTGTTAAACCTGTAATTTGTAAGCTtgacttttttcttctgatttctatcctttctttgtttatttcccttttgGTTTCTCTGAGTTCTCAGCAAAGGTACATTGGAAATTTTCATCCTGAGGAGGAATGGAGATGAAAAGGTCTGGAGGGGAAAAAGTTCTGAGTATAGTCCTAGAGCTGGCTGTGGTAGGAATGATGGTTGGACCAAAGGATGGTTGCTTCTTGGCTTGCTGGGAAAGGAAACTAAGGGGGGAAATTTGTGGGTGTTGAGAGAGCTACCACCTTCCATCAGCAATTTCCATCCATAAGCTAATATCTTGaggattttgtgttttatttaactgGGGTCAGGAGTGAGAGATTTTATTTAGATATGTCTTTATATCCCTCTTAGGAGAGGTTGTTTCAAAGTGCAAGCTATTGCTGAATAAAAGCTTTTTATATAGCCCAGGATTCCCAGGCTTCAGTCAAGCAGATGGAAGTTGGGGTGGGGGCTAGCTCCCAGAATGTATTGTCAAGTACCAGGGCTTCTATCAATGGGGTTACTAAAGTTTAACCTTTGGTCTGTGCCCTCACCCGGGACTCTAGTACATAACCAGCATATTTTGGCGAAGATAAAAGccttgaataaaaaataataaataaacatggaTCCATGTTGCTAGGTCCACCACATTCTCTCTGGAGAGTTTCAGACTGGGCAGAGAGAAAAACTCAGATCCACAAATGGGAGCACAATACAGGCAGATTTTGGTTTGCCCTAAAAATGAATTTTGTAATTAATCAGAGCTGTCCATGATGGACTAAGCTGTCTAGGGCAAATTCTGAGCTTTGTTTAGGTCTTGGACAGCATTATTCTTTAAGGTCTCTTCCAATCTTAGATGGTTCAGTGCTAATAGACTTAATGAAagcagaaattaaataattacatGTTCTAACTGGTGGCGAGCTTTCACCAGGTAGTGGGTTTCACTGTGCTATTGACAGTTCCTGCCTCCATATGCATGCAGATACAGCCTATCATCGTCATGAGCACACATGCCCATATATATTTTTGCTCACCTGCAAGCACAAGCATACCAGCCTTAAGCCTCTTGAAAACCATTTGACCCTTTCAGTTTAATCTCTCTCCAGCCCTCCCAAATATCCTTCTCCAACTCTGAAAAGTATTCTTATACTTCCCTTCCTTCCAGGGCAACAAAACAGCATTCTGCTGTGAGGACAGCTGGAGCAGCCAAAAATGCCTGCCTGTGAATAGATATGTTTTCCCTTTGACATAGGGGGAGCTGCAAGGTCTGTCTTGCATTACTCTCTCTGGCAACTTGCTGGAGATTCTCACATAGCTCAATCTGGTCTGTCAAAAACATGGGCAGTCAGTCCCAATTTCCCAGTCTCACTTCTAGAAGTAGGTCAGGCTTCACTTCTCCATCCCAGAATAGGAGAGTGGGGCATAATTAGTAACAAGACATCCAAGAATGGCATATTTCCCcccttttactctttttcttcccttctcttttattcctttcaCCCATTCTTCCATCTTGctcttgttacttctcctttttcttcttgttcttctctCCTCTTACTTTTCCTGTTTCATCAGTAGCATGAAGAGACAGTGTATGGTAGGCACAGGGTATCACAATAAAGAGGACAATGTACCATTCCTCATGTACCCTGACCTCCAAAATGAAGGTAACTTCAATAGCATAGGTTTATACCTTCCAACTCTTCCTCTGGTGCACAAAGAGCCTAGAGAAACACTGAGTAGGAGCACTGCACCTAGTGAGATCAGGAGGACAGTGAAGGACTGCATGATGTAGTAAGAAGAGTAACACCAATCTAAGTTTAAGGTCTTACCTTACCATATAtctctctgtgtgaccttgggtaaattgcTAAGCCTGACTGAGTTTTAGGTCATTATCAGCAAAATAGAGGTAATAGTAAACCTTCCATAGAGTGTTATTATGATGATAAAATGAGCTCATAAGTGTGAAAGCACCTAGCATAGTGGCTGGCATTCAGTAGGTGTGGGATAAATGCTAGTCCTGTCCCATGCCTCAAGAGAAACTTCACATATTTGTATTGATTCTTCTTATCCTAGAAATCCTCAATATGTCTTCCCCAGGGTGGACAGATTCATTAGATTGGATCATTGTCTGCTTTAATAATGACCTGAAGGAGAAGTTAATACATGAGAAAGTAAGGAGTTTGCCTTTCCATTCTGCTGGGACCTACCAAGTTATGAGCAGGTAATAGGTCATCCCTGGGTTGTAAGGAAACCCAAGAGGACACTTTAGCGACAGGACTGGCTTGGCAGCCAATGTGAAATGTTGGCCAAATTAAACAATACTCCTGACTTTCCTGGAAGATTGGGTAGAGGAAAATCTATTTCAGGAAAGTCCCAAGACTTAGGGGGATGCTCTGCCCATTATGGATCTATGCAGACCACCAAATTGTGAGGTACTTGGTACAACAGGGTTTGAAGTATCAGGCAGGAGAGAATTCGGAGACTTCCAGTATGGCATAGCTCGAAGGGCTTTTAGAAACCACTTAGTCACATTCCCTCATGGTACATGTGGacaagctgaggcccagagagagaaagatgcttactcaaagtcacacagagagcaggagcagagctgggcctggaggCCTAGAATGAAGTCTTTCAGCTCCTACActgcctttttactttttaaactgaTTAATCCACCAGCCACAACAGAAACCAGCAACCCCTTATCTGGGCTTATTTGACATGGTTTAATGGGTGTTATCCTAGGGCTGGATAATATCCTCCTGACTGCCTGAAAAATAATTCCCCCATCTGCCAGCTGTTTTCTGAGAAACCGTTCCCAGAACTTCAGAGCTTAGCTCTCCTCCCTCATGGAAGGATTGAATTTCCTGAAAATATTGCATCccctcagaagaaagaaaagggctgAGCATTGACTCAAAGGGCTTTGTTGAAAAAAGTTTTGACTTGAGAAAGAAGGCATATTACTGAGGCCCACTCTGGTCCTGGGACCTGGACTTTGAAAAGCAAAGGTCTGTGGTCTGTGTGATGATACTAAATCAAGGAAAGGCCTAGTTTTGGGGGTGTGGGCCCTTTTATGAGATACATTATGGGTCCCATCTTGAATTTTCCTTCTCCCATCATCAAACAAAGATGTTGAGATCTTCCAGTGACCCCGCACCTCTGTGTTTGGCTTCTCTCCCCCTCTTGGGATGCTTCCTAGAAAGAGGATTAGCTTAGATAATaggtatttataaaatgtttatagtttttataaaatgcaaatattaggacttatttttttattgtgattatttcAACATATATCTTAGATCTAGAAGCTTTTTAGAAGTGAAGCCACAGTCCTACAGAGCTGTCCAGCTGACAGGATCTTCTGAGGTCAGCCAAGTTGATCTAACTATATAGATGGGTTGGGGACACGGAGATGAAGGGAGATGGAAAGTGTTATTGGCCTTTCAGTTTGTCCACAGTCTCAGGTCTGTGGTGTAAGACACTCCACGCAAATGGAAGACCTGCTTCCAGGTCTAAAGGACCCTCACAGGCTGTGGAGGGAACAatacacatgcactcacacacacacacacacacacacacacacacacacacacacacacacatgatttaaatttaacatttacaAAATGTTCCTCTGAGCTCCAGTCCTGCCTCTTTAATTCCCAGCTCAAATCAACAGATTTGGAGAAGGTAGAGTGGTGCACTCTAAAACATGTTAGATAGTGAAAATATTGTAGTTGTAGAAAGAACAGTAATTTTTAGGAGCATTAACTCTGCTGCTAATGCTCTGTGCCCTGGagcaaattattttccttcttgggTGACTTAATTCAGTGTCTCTTCTAACTTTGAGGTTCTATAATTTAATGGGTCACAGAGCCCCAGGACAAGGTGGTTTAATCTGAGTCAGTTATGGAAAGCTGTGTTCTTTCTAACCACACAAAGGGCACCAAGTTAACACTCATCTAGTCTCTCCCTCTAAGGATATGGAATAAACAGGGGTGCATCAAAGAATCTTTTACCCTATCCTGGATTTCACTTAGCTATTTTCAGGCTCAGTTTCCTAAAAAGGTTATTTCAATTTTCAGGGGTATAAACGAGGATGGAGTAAGACCCCACAAAATAATGCTACTATGGGATAGTCAATCCTCTTTTGGGTATGTGTCCAGCATTAAGCTCCCACAAATAGCCCAGACAAACTGAGCTATGTCCACAGGGAAGTGAGATACCCCAGGAGGTGGTAAGAAACCAAGTCCTGTGAAGAACAGTTGAAGGAGCTAAGGCTGTTTAGCTTGGAGAAGAGATGAATCAAAGGGACATGGTTTCTGTCCTCAGGACTCTAAAGAGCTGTCACAGCATAGAGAGAGAAGATATATTATCTGTGTCTCCAAGAAACAGGGCTGGGGTTTTTGGATGGAAGCCACAGGGAAGTTGATTTAGTTCAACACAAGGAAGACCTTTCTAACAGTTGGAGCTGCCTTTTTAGATGGTCTGGACAAGTAGTGAATTCTCAGTCACTGCAAGAATGTGAACAAATATTCTGAACACCTGTTCATAACAGTGAAAGGTGGATCTAGGTTACTTCTAAGGTCCCATCTAGCTCCTGACAACATTACTTCTTTTGGGGGCTGTATACCTTAACAAGGATCAAAACCTGGGAGTATAGGGGTAAAGGTATAGTGGTAGAATTTCAGGTGAAGGGCAACAGGTGGGGGAGGGATTTGGGTGGCATTGGGCACATTTTTAATGCCCCTGAGATAAGACAAGTACTAGAAAATAATGTGGACGCTTTCCAAGAGAGGATCCTTTCCAATTTCTACCCAAAATTATCTCTTGGCTTCTTCAATAGACTTcaacctcctccctcccttctgcccAAAGCTGAAAGAGTCTGGAGCATTGGCTGAGAACACTCACCTAGTCAGCAGGAGTAGGCTTTCCTCAGTAGGCGTTCAATCctacctctccccacccacccagcttTTTGCCTGTGCCAGCAGTGCAGCCAGGCCCCCTTTTGCTACCTTACCATAGGTGACCACCAGTAGGTGGCTCAAGAGCAGTAGGCCCAGTAAGAGCCCCATCACAGCCAGAACCACTTCTGTCCTTTCTTCCAGCCTCCTGCTGTCAAAAAGACTTGAACTCCTGATGGCTTCCAGTGTCTGTGCCTGCtcacttccttttcttccctataTCTCTCACTCGGACTCCCAGTCCCATCTCACGTTCCCCTTCCTTCCCTATTTCAGCACAAGTCACGTGAGCacacccttccctcccctgcctgggGTTGGAAGTTTAAGTGTGAGTGAAGCAATTCCTCCCCCTGCTAGACTATTGACTTGACTTTCCCTGGAGCCAATAGGGGTTTCTGGTCTTTGATCTCCCAAGCTGTGTTTGCTTGTGTTTCCTCAACAAGACGAGATTGAGGAATGACCTTTGGGATGAGTCTGCTCCCTCCAATATGGGAGTGTTTTCCTTTGTGGTGGGCCCAAGCAGAAAAGATCAACTTTACTGGCCTATGCAATATTCAGCAGTCATACAGTTAACCCTGTCTGTTCAGACTATGCAAATAAAGAGTGTTGGAGGTGGGTGCCTATGGGCCTCAGAACACAGAGATTAAGTTTATGAAAGGCATTTTTATACATCAATGCTTAAATAATTTGTAAACCCATGAGTAAGACGGTTATGAGGgaatatacccccatatctcatAGGGAAAGCTCTTTGAATTACTTTCTCCAATAGCTCTGCCTCTTTGGTGGTAAGGGTACACATTAGTTCCCATTACTGCTCACAAGGaatctattatatatttattttgtgggAAAGTTAAGTCTAGCATCCAATGTACTTGCCAATTGACCTGAGAGTGGTATGCTCTATTAGGTTGATGTTTTCAGTAGCTTTCAATTGGTACGTACCCCTGATCTGTGAGAGAGTGATATTAAGCCTTATGGGAAGCTTAATTACTTCTTTTCACGGGCCCCAGAGTGACTGTAAATCCACCAGAAGTCTACCTCTAGGTTTGGCACTGCCAACAATCcactaatatttgaaaatataaacacttccaaaagaaaaatacatctaaCAAATTCATACTGAAGTGTGAGTAACATCTGAATTTAGCTTTCTTTTTGACTAGAGGGATAGAGAGGCCTTGGTTGGGGAGGCATGAGCTTTAAAGAGAGGGGGAGTGGGACTCCAAAGAGAGACATTATCTCCTCCACATGCTTGTCAAAGCATGTTTACATACAGATGATTTGGGGCTGTGCAAGGGCTAAGAGGAGACTTCAGAATTTCAGGCCCTGCCATTATCACAAGGAATTCTGTCAAGCCCCTCTGCCTCCCAGATTCAATCCCACTTGTCTGGTTGTCCCTTGATTATTGGTTACCTCATTCAGTCTACCTCACTGGAACTTCTAGTCATTCGTTCCCATAGGGTCCTCACTCAGGGAACTCTGAACTTTGGAGAACCCTCCTTTTGTATTTTCCAACCAACACCCTACCACACTACCATCAttcacatacaaacacacactcacacacacacacacacacacttcttcaCCTATACAGTCTTTCCCGACGAAGAGCTGGAAGCCCATGCCCCCTTGGACTGGTGTCAATTTCTTTCTGGCCTGGTGATTGTATGTTTGAACTGCCTCTTGCCTCTTGTTAGGATCTCCTGGATCTGAAGATAAAGAAATATCCTTGAGAGCATGCACATCATTTCTCTAGGGAAGACTTCCAGTCCTGCAGTGGGTTCAGTAACTGTTGAGCAAGAAGAACATTGAAGGTGAAGTTAGGAAGCCCAGAGACAGGCCGGGCTCTGCATCTATTTCATTCTGAGACTTTAGACAAGTTAAATCTCTCTGCGCCGCAGCTTCCCCAATTGTAACATGAGCACTGTTAGCCTTGATatttgtatcttttctgatctttaaaaatcaaactataatatacatacaataaCAAGTATAACAATGACAGCTACTATTTCTTAATCATTTGCTcttccaggcactgtactaagcactTAGTGCAGATTATTTCATTTGGCATTTACAATCACTCAGGTAGGTATtgatattattgtgttattgtacTTACTCTTGTGTCTCTTTTGTCACTCTATTCCCTCTTATgctgttattctttttctttgtagaaCTCACTTGGCATGTTGCATATTTactggtttatttgtttgttgtctgtcttcCACTCTAGAATGTAAACACTATGAAGGCATGTTCACTGCTATacccccagtgcctagaacagtgactaacataaaatagatactcagtaaatgttttttgaTGAAGGAATTGCATAAatcaccattttacaaatgagactgaggcccagaataGTGAAATCACTTACCTGTATAGAGCTACCTAGACAAGATCCAAATTGTTAAGCACAGTGTGCATGTACACCTTGGGTTTGGCTGAGCTGGAAGGAAGCGGTGGTGCAAAAAGGAAATCCACACAAATCCTGCTCAAGAACATGCATACACACAAACCCATAAACCcacaaatatcatatataaacATAGATGCATAGGTACATATGGACACatagttatacatatgtgtatataatgaCCATAGGCATAAAATATTAGCACATTGACACACAACACATGAAATATACATGCAGAGATACacagcacaca from Balaenoptera acutorostrata chromosome X, mBalAcu1.1, whole genome shotgun sequence includes the following:
- the VSIG4 gene encoding V-set and immunoglobulin domain-containing protein 4, with translation MGLLLGLLLLSHLLVVTYGHPILKVPESVTGPWKGDVNIPCTYGPLQGYTQVLVKWLVERGSGPVTIFLRDSSGDHIQQAKYRGRLHVNHKVPGDVSLQLNTLEMDDRSHYTCEVTWQTPDGNQVVRNKIIELRVQKLSVSKPTVTTGSDYGFMVPQGMRISLQCQARGSPPISYVWYKEQTNNQEPIKVGVLSTLLFKPAVVTDSGSYFCTAKGRLGSEQHSDTVKFVVKDSSKPLESKTKAPPTMQSPFEATSTVNSSQGWTTEVDGYVGKTSAGPGNGLPIFAIILIISFCCIVVTTMTYIMVCRKTSQQEHVCEVARVHAEEASDPGETMRVAIFTSGCSSEEPASQTLDNDYSDEPCLGQEYQIIAQINGDYARLLHTVPPDYELLVTKGKSSC